The following proteins come from a genomic window of Triticum aestivum cultivar Chinese Spring chromosome 6A, IWGSC CS RefSeq v2.1, whole genome shotgun sequence:
- the LOC123129772 gene encoding LOW QUALITY PROTEIN: wall-associated receptor kinase-like 3 (The sequence of the model RefSeq protein was modified relative to this genomic sequence to represent the inferred CDS: deleted 1 base in 1 codon; substituted 1 base at 1 genomic stop codon), producing the protein MSAWPLTLASAMFSAAVVVAALLPPLCAVARAPAPAATQGGSGCTTHCGNISIPYPFGVEPGCYHESGFNLTCNQSYSPPHLFLGDGTVQVLDIDLPNGTVRINSTSLDILYDDIGNVSRLTWRAGGLGYAGDGPYFVAGAGQNNLVALGCGVQVILLGQNNTLVSSCSPFCPGTGYMDMRTCSGISCCQAAILEDRASYGLQVQRVGFGDYRYQVNVLIVESDYLLNLTEYSYQNNAYTAPTMXPGRSTARYVIPVGRRLRAAVITVSAKTTPQFLIKVFFMVMRTMVILVIINGITAVIQIIKATRSRSSLHQEVSDLDLESLHHAISTNVIIQTSIHVTAIAETHRENMIVSALLASWAMLLHQMDVKTLTNVNTRKHIHVMESASICLGHSIAGVKMLPEINNFVFSSMIPYFTGLGIGLVASGSSIILLLVLATPFIARKMKLNRANKLKRRLFKQNHGLLLQQLISQKTDFGERMIIPLLDLEKATNNFDRTREAGGGGHGVVYKGILDLQVVAIKKSKIVVQREIDDFINEVAILSQINHRNVVKLIGCCLETEVPLLVYEFISNGTLDHHLHVEGPMSLSWDDRTRIALEVARALSYLHSAASMPIYHRDIKSTNILLDDNLTAKVSDFGASRYIPIDQTGVTTAVQGTIELLTRRKPCLYRSGGNDDVSLVSHFVSLLAEGNLDEIIDPQLIEEENGEVQEVAMLAAMCIKLKGEERPTMREVEMKLEILRVNMRAAPDTAAPRRYDGGQDGSLWMPAEGVVVEASRQYTMEEEILLSASYPR; encoded by the exons ATGAGTGCCTGGCCGTTGACCCTCGCCAGCGCAATGTTCTCTGCCGCTGTTGTGGTTGCCGCGCTGCTGCCGCCGTTGTGCGCCGTGGCGCGTGCACCGGCTCCGGCAGCTACCCAGGGGGGGAGTGGCTGCACCACCCACTGCGGCAACATCAGCATCCCGTACCCGTTCGGGGTGGAGCCTGGCTGCTACCACGAGAGCGGCTTCAACCTCACCTGCAACCAGTCCTACAGCCCGCCCCATCTCTTCCTCGGCGACGGCACCGTACAGGTGCTCGACATCGATCTGCCCAACGGCACGGTGCGTATCAACAGCACCTCGCTGGATATCCTCTATGACGACATCGGAAACGTAAGCCGCCTCACATGGCGCGCCGGCGGCCTGGGATACGCCGGCGACGGGCCATACTTTGTTGCCGGAGCAGGGCAGAACAACTTAGTAGCACTCGGATGCGGCGTCCAAGTCATCCTCTTGGGACAGAACAACACCCTTGTCAGCTCTTGCTCTCCTTTCTGCCCGGGCACAGGTTACATGGATATGAGGACCTGCTCCGGCATCAGCTGCTGCCAGGCAGCCATACTTGAGGATCGCGCTTCCTACGGACTCCAGGTTCAACGGGTTGGTTTCGGTGATTATAGATACCAGGTCAATGTGTTAATTGTGGAATCGGACTATTTGCTTAACTTGACGGAGTATTCTTATCAAAATAACGCGTACACAGCCCCCACAATG TGACCTGGGCGATCAACAGCTCGATATGTGATACCAGTGGGTCGTCGCCTTCGTGCCGCAGTGATCACAGTTTCTGCCAAAACTACACCACAGTTTTTGATCAAGGTCTTCTTtatggttatgaggacgatggtgATCCTGGTGATCATCAACGGCATAACTGCAG TAATACAAATCATCAAAGCCACTAGATCTAGAAGCTCACTCCACCAAGAGGTATCCGATCTGGACCTTGAGAGCCTCCACCATGCA ATATCAACGAATGTGATTATCCAGACATCTATCCATGTTACGGCAATTGCAGAAACACACAGGGAGAATATGATTGTCAGTGCCCTCCTGGCTTCATGGGCAATGCTTCtacaccaaatggatgtgaag ACATTGACGAATGTAAACACAAGGAAACATATCCATGTTATGGAATCTGCATCAATTTGCCTGGGACATTCCATTGCCGGTGTCAAGATG TTGCCCGAAATTAACAACTTTGTATTTTCGTCTATGATACCATATTTTACAGGTTTGGGCATAGGTCTTGTGGCTAGTGGCAGCTCAATCATTTTACTTTTAGTGCTCGCCACCCCGTTTATAGCACGCAAAATGAAGTTAAATAGGGCAAACAAACTGAAAAGAAGATTGTTCAAGCAAAATCATGGGTTGCTATTGCAACAACTAATATCCCAGAAAACAGATTTTGGTGAAAGGATGATCATTCCTTTGTTGGATCTAGAGAAGGCCACAAACAATTTTGATAGAACTCGTGAGGCTGGCGGCGGAGGCCACGGTGTTGTGTATAAAGGAATTTTAGACCTACAGGTTGTCGCCATCAAGAAATCCAAGATCGTCGTACAGAGAGAAATCGATGACTTCATAAACGAGGTTGCAATTCTTTCCCAAATCAACCATAGAAATGTTGTTAAGCTAATCGGATGTTGTCTTGAGACAGAAGTCCCATTACTAGTTTATGAGTTCATTTCAAATGGTACTCTTGATCACCATCTTCATGTTGAAGGCCCAATGTCACTGTCATGGGATGATCGAACAAGGATTGCGCTTGAAGTTGCTAGAGCTCTTTCTTATCTCCATTCTGCTGCTTCGATGCCAATTTATCACAGGGATATTAAATCAACCAACATACTTCTTGATGATAATTTGACAGCAAAGGTATCAGACTTTGGAGCTTCAAGATACATCCCAATCGACCAAACCGGGGTGACTACAGCCGTGCAAGGAACGATAG AACTCCTAACTAGAAGAAAACCATGCCTCTACCGTAGTGGTGGCAACGACGATGTTAGTCTCGTTTCACATTTTGTTTCACTACTCGCAGAAGGCAACCTTGATGAGATAATAGATCCTCAACTCATAGAAGAGGAAAATGGGGAAGTCCAGGAGGTAGCTATGCTAGCAGCGATGTGCATTAAATTGAAGGGAGAAGAGCGGCCTACCATGAGGGAAGTGGAGATGAAACTTGAAATTCTGAGAGTTAACATGCGTGCGGCACCTGATACTGCTGCACCAAGGAGATATGATGGAGGTCAAGATGGATCTCTATGGATGCCAGCTGAAGGAGTTGTTGTGGAAGCAAGCAGGCAATACACTATGGAGGAAGAAATATTATTGTCTGCAAGTTATCCTCGATGA